A part of Leifsonia xyli subsp. xyli str. CTCB07 genomic DNA contains:
- a CDS encoding ArnT family glycosyltransferase: MSLTTVPVSGASPASAQPSGRCRAALRRLVRGREDAAAWERPALLGLLVATAFLYSWDLAANGWANSFYSAAVQAGSVNAEAFFYGSSDAANSITVDKPPASLWIMALSVRIFGLSPWSILLPEALMGVVTVGLVYGIVRRNFTARTALLAGGVLALTPVAALMFRFNNPDALLVLLLTLATFLTLRGIESGRIRWVIGAGVAIGFGFLTKQLQAFLILPVLAGVYLVAAKAPWGRRFGHLFAALGAVIVSAGWWVAIVELVPASMRPYIGGSQTNSFLELTFGYNGFGRLTGNETGSVTGGGGMWGSTGVLRLFENEIGGQIAWLLPAAFALFALALVLGRRAPRTDARRCCSSSAG; the protein is encoded by the coding sequence ATGTCCCTCACCACCGTGCCCGTGTCCGGCGCTTCTCCTGCGTCGGCCCAGCCGTCCGGCCGGTGCCGCGCGGCGCTCCGTCGCCTGGTGCGGGGGCGCGAGGACGCCGCCGCCTGGGAACGGCCGGCCCTGCTCGGCCTGCTGGTTGCCACGGCGTTCCTCTACAGCTGGGACCTCGCGGCGAACGGCTGGGCCAACTCGTTCTACTCGGCCGCCGTGCAGGCGGGGTCGGTGAACGCAGAGGCGTTCTTCTACGGTTCCAGCGACGCCGCGAACTCCATCACGGTCGACAAACCGCCGGCGAGCCTGTGGATCATGGCTCTCTCGGTGCGGATCTTCGGACTGAGCCCGTGGAGCATCCTCCTCCCCGAAGCGCTCATGGGAGTCGTGACCGTCGGCCTCGTCTACGGGATCGTTCGGCGGAATTTCACGGCACGCACGGCCCTGCTCGCCGGAGGCGTGCTGGCTCTCACGCCGGTCGCCGCGCTGATGTTCCGGTTCAACAACCCGGACGCCCTCCTCGTCCTGCTGCTCACCCTGGCCACTTTCCTCACCCTCCGCGGGATCGAGTCTGGCCGCATCCGGTGGGTGATTGGGGCGGGCGTGGCCATCGGGTTCGGGTTCCTGACGAAGCAACTGCAAGCGTTCCTCATCCTCCCGGTGCTTGCCGGCGTGTATCTCGTTGCGGCAAAAGCGCCGTGGGGCAGACGGTTCGGGCACCTGTTCGCGGCGCTCGGGGCCGTGATCGTCTCCGCCGGATGGTGGGTCGCGATCGTCGAGCTCGTCCCGGCCTCGATGCGGCCCTACATCGGCGGCTCGCAGACGAACAGCTTCCTCGAGCTGACGTTCGGCTACAATGGTTTCGGGCGGCTGACCGGCAACGAGACCGGCAGTGTCACGGGCGGGGGCGGGATGTGGGGCTCGACCGGTGTCCTGCGCCTGTTCGAGAACGAGATCGGCGGCCAGATCGCCTGGTTGCTCCCGGCGGCCTTCGCGCTGTTCGCGCTCGCGCTGGTCCTCGGACGCCGCGCTCCCCGGACCGACGCGCGACGCTGCTGCTCTTCGTCGGCTGGCTGA
- a CDS encoding xylulokinase produces the protein MTLVAGVDSSTQSCKVVVRDLGSGTLVRSGRAAHPGGSEVNPAAWRCALTKAVSAAGGLDDVAAISIAGQQHGMVVLDADGRVIRDALLWNDTRSAAAARDLIAEVGAGAYAARAGVVPVASFTATKLRWLRDAEPENAGRVAAVALPHDWLTWRLQGYGPADESPLGPDLEALTTDRSDASGTAYWSSARGTYDLDLFERSLGRAGREAGYPGDGVVLPRVLGPAESADCTPAGAHVGPGAGDNAGAALGLSAADGDVVVSIRTSGTVFAVTGTPVSDASGTVAGFADASGRWLPLVATLNAARVLDAIAGVLGVDHAGLSALALRAEPGSGGAVLVPYFEGERTPNLPDATASVHGLTLASTRRENLARAAIEGMLCGLADGIDALRASGVRERHVLLIGGAAQSPAVATIAAQVFDAVVVVPSPGDYVADGAAVQAAWSLTGQRPRWAVAMSRTLCVDTRTVIREQYAAARTTG, from the coding sequence GTGACGCTGGTCGCGGGGGTCGACTCCTCGACGCAGAGCTGCAAGGTCGTCGTGCGCGACCTCGGTTCGGGCACACTCGTGCGCTCCGGACGGGCGGCGCATCCCGGGGGCTCCGAAGTGAACCCGGCGGCTTGGCGGTGCGCCCTGACCAAGGCGGTCTCAGCGGCGGGCGGGCTGGACGACGTGGCCGCGATCTCGATCGCCGGGCAGCAGCACGGGATGGTCGTGCTGGACGCCGACGGCCGCGTCATCCGCGACGCCCTCCTCTGGAACGACACCCGCAGCGCCGCAGCCGCGCGCGACCTCATCGCGGAGGTGGGAGCCGGCGCCTACGCCGCCCGCGCCGGCGTCGTGCCGGTCGCATCGTTCACAGCGACGAAGCTGCGCTGGCTGCGGGACGCCGAACCGGAGAACGCCGGGCGCGTCGCGGCCGTCGCCCTCCCCCACGACTGGCTGACCTGGCGGCTGCAAGGGTACGGCCCCGCGGACGAGAGCCCGCTCGGGCCGGACCTCGAAGCGCTGACGACCGACCGCTCCGACGCGAGCGGCACGGCGTATTGGAGCTCGGCGAGAGGAACCTACGACCTCGACCTGTTCGAGCGGTCGCTCGGTCGGGCCGGCCGGGAAGCCGGATACCCCGGCGACGGCGTCGTCCTGCCGCGGGTGCTCGGTCCGGCCGAGAGCGCCGATTGCACCCCCGCCGGGGCACACGTCGGGCCGGGCGCCGGCGACAACGCCGGCGCCGCACTCGGGCTCAGCGCTGCGGACGGCGATGTCGTCGTCTCGATCAGGACGAGCGGCACGGTCTTCGCGGTGACCGGGACGCCGGTCTCGGACGCCAGCGGGACGGTCGCCGGATTCGCCGACGCGAGCGGCCGGTGGCTGCCGCTGGTGGCGACCCTCAACGCCGCACGCGTCCTCGACGCGATCGCAGGCGTGCTCGGCGTGGACCACGCCGGTCTCTCCGCCCTCGCTCTCAGGGCCGAACCGGGTTCGGGCGGGGCTGTCCTGGTGCCGTACTTCGAGGGCGAACGAACGCCGAACCTGCCAGACGCGACGGCCAGCGTCCACGGTCTCACTCTGGCCTCGACCCGGCGCGAGAACCTGGCCCGCGCGGCGATCGAGGGGATGCTGTGCGGACTCGCCGACGGGATCGACGCCCTCCGGGCGAGCGGCGTGCGGGAGCGGCACGTCCTGCTGATCGGCGGCGCCGCGCAGAGCCCGGCCGTCGCGACGATCGCGGCTCAGGTGTTCGACGCCGTCGTCGTCGTGCCGTCGCCGGGCGACTACGTCGCGGACGGCGCCGCCGTCCAAGCGGCGTGGTCCCTCACCGGGCAGCGTCCGCGGTGGGCGGTCGCGATGTCCAGGACGTTGTGCGTGGACACGCGCACGGTCATCCGCGAGCAGTACGCGGCGGCGCGAACGACGGGCTGA
- a CDS encoding acetate/propionate family kinase has product MSAVLVVNSGSSSLKYQLIDAKSEEALATGLIERVGEGEGRIRHRGPGGSAEYTLVIPDHTAAFRAMLAAFGTDGSSLVEHPLDAVGHRVVHGGKRFFEPTIVTPLVEANIDDLADLAPLHNPANLDGIRAARQAFPAVPHVAVFDTAFHQTLEPAAYTYAIDAALAEEHRVRRYGFHGTSHKYVSGAVAELLGRPLGELKQIVLHLGNGASACAVDGGRSIDTSMGMTPLEGLVMGTRSGDIDPAVLFHLSRRAGLGIDELDELLNRRSGLLGLTGHGDMRDVRRVAESGDAVARLALDTVAHRLKHYIGAYTALLGGLDALTFTAGVGENDPDLRAAACKGLGVLGIQLDPERNAARSPGARIVSADGSPVTVLVVPTNEELEIARQALQAVAAG; this is encoded by the coding sequence GTGAGCGCCGTCCTCGTCGTCAACAGCGGCTCGTCGTCGCTCAAGTACCAGCTGATCGACGCGAAGAGCGAGGAAGCGCTCGCGACCGGCCTCATCGAGCGGGTCGGGGAGGGCGAGGGGCGCATCCGCCACCGCGGGCCGGGCGGTTCCGCCGAGTACACGCTCGTCATCCCGGACCACACCGCGGCCTTCCGCGCGATGCTGGCGGCCTTCGGGACCGACGGGTCGAGCCTGGTCGAGCATCCCCTGGACGCTGTCGGGCACCGGGTCGTCCACGGCGGCAAGCGCTTCTTCGAGCCCACCATCGTGACGCCCCTGGTCGAGGCCAACATCGACGACCTGGCCGACCTCGCCCCGCTGCACAACCCGGCGAACCTGGACGGCATCCGCGCCGCCCGCCAGGCTTTCCCCGCGGTGCCGCACGTCGCCGTCTTCGACACGGCGTTCCACCAGACCCTCGAACCGGCCGCGTATACCTACGCGATCGACGCGGCGCTCGCCGAGGAGCACCGTGTGCGCCGCTACGGCTTCCACGGAACCTCCCACAAGTACGTCTCGGGAGCGGTGGCCGAGCTGCTCGGCCGCCCGCTCGGCGAGCTCAAGCAGATCGTGCTGCACCTCGGCAACGGCGCCTCGGCCTGCGCGGTCGACGGCGGCCGCTCGATCGACACCTCGATGGGGATGACGCCGCTCGAGGGGCTCGTGATGGGCACGCGTTCCGGCGACATCGACCCGGCGGTGCTGTTCCACCTGTCCCGCCGCGCCGGCCTCGGCATCGACGAGCTGGATGAGCTTCTGAACCGGCGCAGCGGCCTCTTGGGGCTCACGGGCCACGGCGATATGCGCGATGTGCGTCGGGTGGCGGAGTCCGGTGACGCGGTGGCCCGGCTCGCGCTCGACACCGTCGCGCACCGGCTCAAGCACTACATCGGCGCCTACACCGCACTGCTGGGCGGCCTCGACGCGCTGACCTTCACCGCCGGTGTCGGTGAGAACGATCCTGATCTGCGCGCGGCCGCGTGCAAGGGACTGGGCGTGCTCGGCATCCAGCTGGACCCGGAGCGGAACGCGGCCCGGTCGCCGGGCGCTCGGATCGTCTCGGCGGACGGCTCCCCGGTGACGGTCCTGGTCGTGCCGACGAACGAGGAGCTCGAGATCGCGCGGCAAGCGCTTCAGGCGGTCGCCGCGGGCTGA
- a CDS encoding glycosyltransferase: MSNSSTSPLALDIVVPVYNEEATLQTSIRRLHAYLNGAVQASWRITIADNASTDAKPALADALAAELPRVAAVHLPLKGRGCALKAVWGSSPAEVHVYLDEDLSTDLAALPPLVAPLLSGHSDLAIGTRLGSSARVTRGGKREFISRSYNLLLRRTMAVGFSDAQCGFKAIRREAAQRLLPLVEDDGWFFDTELLILAERAGLRIHEIPVDWVDDPHSSVDIVRTAREDLKGMLRVGTNIARGRIPLESVYAELGRRPFAPAREPGFFGQVVRFAVVGALSTAAYAVLYLLFSGLVGGQTANFAALLITAVANTGANRRFTFGVRGRPGMARHQFQGLIVFGIAWALTGCSLALLHTPAPGASSHVELLVLTVANLAATLLRFALLRLWVFRASRRQETARATEAPAAPAVLPAAVPPAPAPASGTPLVLTITETEQ, translated from the coding sequence ATGTCAAACTCATCCACTTCACCCCTGGCGCTCGACATCGTCGTGCCCGTGTACAACGAGGAGGCGACGCTCCAGACGTCCATCCGCCGGTTGCACGCCTACCTGAACGGCGCGGTCCAGGCGAGCTGGCGGATCACGATCGCCGACAACGCCAGCACCGACGCGAAGCCCGCCCTCGCCGACGCCCTCGCGGCCGAACTCCCGCGGGTGGCCGCGGTGCATTTGCCCCTCAAAGGGCGGGGCTGCGCGTTGAAGGCGGTGTGGGGATCCTCCCCGGCCGAGGTACACGTCTACCTGGATGAGGATCTTTCCACCGATCTCGCCGCCCTACCGCCGCTGGTGGCCCCGCTGCTCTCCGGGCACTCCGACCTCGCGATCGGGACGCGGCTCGGCAGCAGCGCCCGGGTCACCCGCGGCGGCAAGCGTGAGTTCATCTCGCGCAGCTACAATCTGCTGCTGCGCCGCACGATGGCTGTCGGGTTCAGCGACGCGCAGTGCGGCTTCAAGGCGATCCGCCGGGAGGCCGCCCAGCGGCTGCTTCCGCTGGTGGAGGACGACGGCTGGTTCTTCGACACCGAACTGCTCATCCTCGCCGAGAGGGCAGGTTTGCGCATCCACGAGATCCCGGTGGACTGGGTCGACGACCCCCACAGCTCGGTCGACATCGTGCGCACGGCCCGCGAGGACCTCAAAGGGATGCTGCGCGTCGGCACGAACATCGCGCGGGGCCGCATCCCGCTGGAGTCCGTGTACGCGGAGCTCGGGCGGCGTCCGTTCGCTCCGGCCCGGGAGCCGGGCTTCTTCGGGCAGGTCGTGCGTTTCGCGGTGGTCGGGGCGCTTTCGACCGCGGCCTACGCGGTGCTTTACCTGCTTTTCTCCGGCCTGGTCGGTGGACAGACCGCGAACTTCGCGGCGCTGCTGATCACCGCGGTCGCCAACACCGGGGCGAACCGCCGCTTCACGTTCGGTGTGCGCGGACGTCCCGGGATGGCGCGGCATCAGTTCCAGGGGCTGATCGTGTTCGGCATCGCCTGGGCGCTCACCGGCTGCTCCCTCGCGCTGCTTCACACGCCCGCGCCGGGGGCGTCCTCGCACGTCGAACTGCTGGTGCTGACTGTGGCCAACCTCGCCGCAACGCTGCTGCGCTTCGCGCTTCTGCGGCTGTGGGTCTTCCGGGCCTCGCGGCGGCAGGAGACGGCGCGGGCCACGGAAGCGCCGGCCGCGCCCGCTGTGCTTCCCGCCGCCGTGCCTCCGGCGCCGGCGCCGGCCTCCGGAACCCCGCTCGTCCTGACCATCACCGAAACGGAGCAGTGA
- a CDS encoding trypsin-like peptidase domain-containing protein gives MNKVTVAGYPSYWPLTGESQGACTGDAEPFPGFTEHATVLHGCRMTPGSSGGPWFSTMASADSGKVFAVTTLGKSLLTNPYTVAVPNDAEVWCMYLIASARS, from the coding sequence GTGAACAAGGTGACGGTGGCCGGCTATCCGAGCTACTGGCCCCTCACCGGCGAGAGCCAGGGCGCTTGCACCGGCGACGCGGAACCGTTCCCCGGGTTCACCGAGCACGCCACGGTGCTGCACGGGTGCCGGATGACCCCTGGCTCCTCCGGCGGCCCCTGGTTCAGCACGATGGCATCCGCCGATTCCGGAAAGGTGTTCGCCGTCACCACCCTGGGCAAGTCCCTCCTGACCAACCCGTACACTGTCGCGGTTCCGAACGATGCGGAGGTCTGGTGCATGTATCTCATCGCCAGCGCGCGAAGCTGA
- a CDS encoding alpha/beta hydrolase: MSGTPRTGPSSIAVVAHSYGTTMASYALTQTTARIESFVMVGSAGIDTTLVPSLSRVHATTVYTPHAEADRLAPFGSSLSGRAEPNPQAARITDRAIGGAHAFSSEGNGRDLDGVDGHNPLGEPHRTAPGGLLNAEPSKRHGYFDKNTQSLWNMSATALGRPDLIDGDLTSTTADADAHNQRAEKIKEYQRQKALP; the protein is encoded by the coding sequence GTGTCCGGGACACCGCGAACCGGGCCGTCGAGCATCGCGGTCGTCGCCCACTCCTACGGCACCACTATGGCCTCGTACGCGCTCACCCAGACCACCGCGAGGATCGAGTCGTTCGTGATGGTCGGCTCCGCCGGGATCGACACGACACTCGTGCCCTCGCTCTCCCGCGTCCACGCCACCACCGTCTACACCCCCCACGCCGAGGCCGACCGCCTCGCGCCCTTCGGCTCCTCCCTCTCCGGCCGCGCCGAGCCCAACCCCCAAGCCGCCAGAATCACCGACCGGGCCATCGGCGGAGCCCACGCCTTCTCCTCCGAAGGCAACGGCCGCGACCTCGACGGCGTCGACGGCCACAACCCCCTGGGCGAGCCCCACCGCACCGCCCCCGGCGGCCTCCTCAACGCCGAGCCCAGCAAAAGACACGGCTACTTCGACAAGAACACCCAATCGCTCTGGAACATGTCCGCGACCGCTCTCGGCCGACCCGATCTGATCGACGGGGACCTGACCTCGACCACCGCCGACGCCGACGCCCACAACCAGAGAGCCGAGAAGATCAAAGAATACCAGCGACAAAAGGCCCTGCCATGA
- the xylA gene encoding xylose isomerase, which yields MLARAQAPPELSSRGATRPPLDVVEAVTRLSELGAYGLTFHDDDLFAFGSADAERQKQIDRLKQALADTGIIVPMVTTNLFSAPVFKDGGFTSNDRAVRRFALRKALRNLDLAAELGAQTFVLWGGREGAEYDSAKEIRMALERYREAVDLLGDYVTGKGYGIRFALEPKPNEPRGDILLPTIGHALAFISSLERPELVGLNPEVGHEQMAGLNAAAGVAQALYHSKLFHIDLNGQRGVKYDQDLVFGHGDLQNAFALVDLLENGGPAYGGPAYDGPRHFDSQTPAPRTSRASGSRRPRTCAPNLLLKERAASFRADPDVQEALAASRVAELSQPTLGPSESYGDLLADCSAFEDFDADAYFGGRGFGFVRLQQLALEHLLGAR from the coding sequence TTGCTGGCTCGAGCGCAGGCTCCACCGGAGCTGAGCAGCCGCGGCGCGACCCGGCCACCGCTCGACGTCGTGGAGGCGGTGACGAGGCTGAGCGAGCTGGGCGCTTATGGGCTCACCTTCCACGATGACGACCTGTTCGCGTTCGGCTCGGCCGACGCGGAGCGGCAGAAGCAAATCGACCGGCTGAAGCAGGCGCTCGCGGACACCGGGATCATCGTGCCGATGGTCACAACGAATCTGTTCAGCGCCCCGGTGTTCAAAGACGGCGGCTTCACCTCCAACGACCGCGCCGTGCGCCGGTTCGCGCTGCGGAAGGCGCTGAGGAACCTCGACCTCGCCGCCGAGCTGGGGGCGCAGACGTTCGTGCTGTGGGGTGGCCGCGAAGGGGCGGAGTACGACTCCGCGAAAGAAATCCGGATGGCGCTGGAACGCTATCGCGAGGCCGTCGATCTGCTCGGCGACTATGTCACCGGCAAGGGCTACGGCATCCGGTTCGCCCTGGAGCCGAAGCCGAACGAGCCGCGCGGCGACATTCTGCTCCCGACCATCGGCCACGCGCTCGCGTTCATCTCGTCGCTGGAGCGGCCGGAGCTGGTGGGGCTCAACCCGGAGGTCGGGCACGAGCAGATGGCCGGGCTCAACGCCGCCGCCGGAGTCGCTCAGGCGCTGTATCACAGCAAGCTCTTCCACATCGACCTCAATGGGCAGCGCGGCGTCAAGTACGACCAGGATCTGGTGTTCGGGCATGGCGATCTGCAGAACGCCTTCGCCCTGGTCGACTTGCTGGAGAACGGCGGCCCGGCCTACGGCGGCCCGGCCTACGACGGCCCGCGCCACTTCGACTCCCAGACGCCCGCACCGAGGACGTCGCGGGCGTCTGGGAGTCGGCGGCCGCGAACATGCGCACCTAACCTGCTGCTGAAGGAGCGCGCGGCGTCGTTCCGCGCCGACCCCGACGTGCAGGAAGCGCTGGCCGCGTCGCGCGTCGCGGAGCTGTCGCAGCCGACACTCGGCCCGAGCGAGAGCTACGGGGACCTGCTGGCCGACTGCAGCGCGTTCGAGGACTTCGACGCGGACGCCTATTTCGGTGGCAGGGGCTTCGGCTTCGTGCGGCTTCAGCAGCTGGCCCTCGAGCATCTGCTCGGCGCGCGCTGA
- the pta gene encoding phosphate acetyltransferase: MARSLYITSAEGHTGKSTVALGVLEALRHSVERVAVFRPIARSTVERDYVLDLLLTRVTAQIGYEEAVGVSYEDVHADADAALGEIVRRFRAVEAKADAVVILGSDYTDVGSPTELGYNARIAANLGAPALLVLGGRVGQGFGERLGQADPRSPEELRQLAELAVAELRAEHAGLLAVVANRADSDRLETIVEAVGEAVAAGAPAQGARPQVWAIPEDPFLVAPSIRSIMEVTAGELLAGDRELLAREALGVVVAGMSMNNVLPRLVEGAVVVVPGDRTEVLLAVLMANASGTFSSVAGIVLNGGFELPEPIERLLAGLRSPLPIVYTWLDTYETVVRITHARGRLAADSQRKYDTALALFERHVDAGALLARLDVTRHEVVTPLMFEYDLIERARAADKHIVLPEGEDDRILRAAATLLARGVARLTILGEPFEVRSRAIEIGLDISGAEVLSPFDDVLRLRFAHEYAELRAHKGITVDQASDTVTDPSYFGTMMVHAGLADGMVSGAANTTAHTIRPAFEIIKTSPSVSVVSSVFLMALADRVLVYGDCAVIPDPTAEQLADIAVSSARTAGQFGIEPRVAMLSYSTGDSGTGADVDKVRTATALVRDRAPQLPVAGPIQYDAAADAAVGAAKMPGSEVAGRATVFVFPDLNTGNNTYKAVQRSAGAVAIGPVLQGLRKPINDLSRGATVDDIVNTVAITAIQAALS, encoded by the coding sequence GTGGCAAGGTCGCTCTACATCACCTCGGCCGAGGGGCACACCGGCAAATCGACGGTCGCTCTCGGCGTGCTGGAGGCGTTGCGGCACTCGGTCGAACGGGTCGCGGTGTTCCGGCCGATCGCCCGCTCCACGGTCGAGCGCGACTACGTGCTCGATCTGCTGCTCACTCGCGTGACCGCGCAGATCGGCTACGAGGAGGCGGTCGGCGTCAGCTACGAGGACGTCCACGCGGACGCGGACGCGGCGCTCGGCGAAATCGTCCGGCGGTTCCGGGCTGTGGAGGCCAAAGCCGACGCCGTCGTCATCCTCGGCTCAGACTACACCGATGTCGGCAGCCCGACCGAGCTCGGCTATAACGCGCGTATCGCCGCGAATCTGGGCGCCCCGGCGCTGCTTGTGCTCGGCGGACGGGTCGGCCAGGGCTTCGGGGAGCGTCTCGGGCAGGCTGACCCGCGCTCTCCGGAGGAGCTGCGGCAGCTGGCGGAGCTCGCCGTCGCCGAGCTTCGCGCCGAGCACGCCGGACTGCTCGCGGTGGTCGCGAACCGCGCGGACAGCGATCGGCTGGAGACGATCGTCGAAGCGGTCGGCGAAGCGGTGGCCGCGGGTGCCCCGGCTCAGGGCGCCCGGCCGCAGGTGTGGGCCATCCCGGAAGACCCCTTCCTCGTCGCGCCGAGCATCCGCTCGATCATGGAGGTCACCGCCGGCGAGCTGCTCGCCGGCGACCGCGAGCTGCTGGCGCGTGAGGCGCTGGGCGTGGTCGTGGCGGGCATGTCGATGAACAATGTGCTGCCTCGTCTGGTGGAGGGGGCGGTCGTGGTGGTCCCTGGCGACCGCACCGAGGTCCTGCTCGCCGTGCTGATGGCGAACGCGTCCGGAACGTTCTCCTCTGTCGCCGGGATCGTGCTCAACGGCGGCTTCGAGCTGCCCGAGCCGATCGAGCGCCTGCTGGCGGGTCTGCGCTCGCCGCTGCCGATCGTTTACACGTGGCTCGACACCTACGAGACGGTGGTCCGCATCACGCACGCGCGCGGCCGGCTGGCCGCGGACTCGCAGCGGAAGTACGACACAGCGCTCGCCCTGTTCGAGCGGCATGTGGATGCCGGGGCGCTGCTCGCGCGCCTCGATGTCACCCGTCACGAGGTCGTGACGCCGCTGATGTTCGAGTACGACCTGATCGAGCGCGCCCGCGCCGCCGACAAGCACATCGTGCTGCCGGAGGGGGAGGACGACCGCATCCTGCGCGCCGCTGCGACCCTGCTTGCCCGCGGTGTGGCCCGGCTCACCATCCTCGGCGAGCCGTTCGAGGTGCGTTCGCGCGCGATCGAGATCGGTCTGGACATCTCCGGCGCGGAGGTGCTCAGCCCGTTCGACGATGTGCTGCGGCTGCGCTTCGCGCACGAGTACGCCGAACTGCGCGCACACAAGGGCATCACGGTCGATCAGGCGTCGGACACGGTGACGGACCCGTCCTACTTCGGCACGATGATGGTCCACGCTGGGCTCGCCGACGGCATGGTGTCGGGGGCCGCGAACACGACGGCGCACACCATCCGCCCGGCGTTCGAGATCATCAAGACCAGCCCGAGCGTCTCGGTCGTGTCGAGCGTGTTCCTGATGGCGCTCGCCGACCGGGTGCTCGTCTACGGCGACTGCGCGGTCATCCCGGACCCGACCGCCGAGCAGCTCGCCGACATCGCGGTCTCCTCGGCGCGAACCGCCGGCCAGTTCGGCATCGAGCCGAGGGTGGCGATGCTCTCCTACTCGACCGGCGACTCGGGCACGGGGGCGGATGTGGACAAGGTGCGCACCGCGACGGCGCTCGTCCGCGACCGGGCGCCGCAGCTCCCGGTGGCCGGGCCGATCCAGTACGACGCCGCCGCGGACGCCGCGGTCGGCGCCGCCAAGATGCCCGGCTCGGAGGTGGCCGGCCGCGCCACAGTGTTCGTCTTCCCGGACCTCAACACCGGGAACAACACCTACAAGGCGGTCCAGCGCAGCGCCGGGGCCGTCGCCATCGGCCCGGTGCTGCAGGGCCTCAGAAAGCCGATCAACGACCTCTCGCGCGGGGCGACGGTGGACGACATCGTCAACACGGTCGCGATCACGGCCATCCAGGCGGCCCTGTCGTGA